The following coding sequences are from one Humulus lupulus chromosome X, drHumLupu1.1, whole genome shotgun sequence window:
- the LOC133803825 gene encoding uncharacterized protein LOC133803825, translating to MSFKMPFGLDALAKAKKAASKKKGHLSAVEPSINLVPSKSTVPSKVIEGGSSKKPRVDFDEEEENISVIIPKNTCVYSNPLSIEGYVEALLCPRDETRLKEMGSVESSNDLVSGAYRMLSNAIHIRRDHQRLGRENCDLRKSNTELRSSLTKVDERLKASKELNEELKRQLKDKVSELVKEKKNSNDLCAQLEDIEVKAMCNDPLI from the exons ATGTCATTCAAAATGCCTTTCGGTCTTGATGCCTTGGCAAAAGCCAAGAAAGCGGCGAGTAAGAAGAAAGGTCATTTGTCGGCGGTAGAGCCATCAATAAACCTCGTGCCCTCAAAGAGTACTGTTCCTTCAAAGGTCATCGAAGGAGGATCAAGCAAGAAGCCTAGGGTTGATTTTGATGAGGAGGAAGAAAATATCTCTGTCATTATTCCAAAGAATACTTGTGTGTATTCGAACCCTTTGTCTATTGAAGGATATGTCGAAGCCCTCTTGTGTCCTCGTGATGAGACTCGTTTGAAGGAAATGGGATCCGTCGAGTCATCCAATGATTTGGTGTCTGGAGCCTATCGG ATGCTCTCTAATGCGATTCATATTCGTCGAGACCATCAACGCCTCGGAAGGGAAAACTGTGATCTTAGAAAGTCCAACACCGAGCTTCGGTCGAGTCTTACGAAAGTTGACGAGAGGCTTAAGGCAAGTAAAGAATTAAATGAAGAGTTGAAGAGGCAATTAAAGGATAAAGTGAGCGAACTAGTTAAGGAGAAGAAGAATTCGAATGATTTATGTGCTCAGCTGGAGGACATTGAGGTGAAGGccatgtgtaatgacccactaatctag